The following proteins are encoded in a genomic region of Rattus rattus isolate New Zealand chromosome 2, Rrattus_CSIRO_v1, whole genome shotgun sequence:
- the Pth gene encoding parathyroid hormone, whose product MMSASAVAKVMTLMLAVCLLTQADGKPVKKRAVSEIQLMHNLGKHLASVERMQWLRKKLQDVHNFVSLGVQMAAREGSYQRPTKKEENVLVDGNSKSLGEGDKADVDVLVKAKSQ is encoded by the exons ATGATGTCTGCGAGCGCCGTGGCTAAGGTGATGACCCTCATGCTGGCGGTTTGTCTCCTTACCCAGGCAGATGGGAAACCCGTTAA GAAGAGAGCTGTCAGTGAAATACAGCTTATGCACAACCTGGGCAAACACCTGGCCTCTGTGGAGAGGATGCAATGGCTGAGAAAGAAGCTGCAAGATGTACACAATTTTGTTAGTCTTGGAGTCCAAATGGCTGCCAGAGAAGGCAGTTACCAGAGGCCCACCAAGAAGGAGGAAAATGTCCTTGTTGATGGCAATTCAAAAAGTCTTGGCGAGGGGGACAAAGCTGATGTGGATGTATTAGTTAAGGCTAAATCTCAGTAA